In Candidatus Hydrogenedentota bacterium, the DNA window GGCTGGTAGTCGAGCTGGATGTCAAAACCGCCCTCCGGGCCGGCGAGCAGCCGGATGGGCTGGGGCAGGTCGAGGGAGGTGATCACGATGCGCCCGTCGCTCTCGGTGTCCCTGGGGGGCTGGACGGTGCCGGTGATCCGGGGCAGTTCCGCGAGCTGGATGTCCTCCAGGCGCAGCTCCTGCTTGTCGCCGAGGTTCACGGGAATCCGCGGCAGGGCCCGGGTCCGGTATCCCGGCGGCGGGGCGATGAGCAGGTCGCCCTCCGGCACGCCCACGCGCAGGCGGAACACCCCCTGGTCGTCTGTGAGGCCCTCCTCGCAGAGGACGCCCTCCACGCGGAACCCGGCGCGGGTGCCGGGGCAGGGTTTCTTGCCGGGGAGCAGCACGCGCCCCGAGAGGATGCGGGTCTCCGGAAGGGCCAGGTCGTGCGTGACCTCCTCCCCCTTCACGTCGAGCCCCGCAGGGAGGGGCGACGCGTGGTCCGGGTGCCGCGCGGTGATGAGGTAGCCCCCCTCGGCCACGCGGAGGGCGTAGAATCCCTCGGGATCGGTCCAGGCGCCCGCCTCCTCACGCTGGCCCCCGATGCCCGTCTGGAGCACGGAGACCCACGCCCGGGGCACGCCACCGCCCTTGGGGTCTGTGACCCGGCCGCGCACGGCGGTGCCCTCGTAGAGCTGGATGTCCCGCCGCTTTTCCTGGACGGGCAGATAGGCCACGCTGGAGTCGGCGTATTTGCGGTGGGCGGCCACCAGTTTCACGAAGCCCCCGGGGGGGAGCCCGGGGATGGCCAGTTCGCCGCCGTCGTCACTGCGGAGGGCCGGGAAGCCGTTTTCGGACAATTGCTCCACGGGCACGGCAAACTGGTCCGACACCACCATGCTGCGCACCCGCGCGCCGGGCACGGGCAGGAAGTCGCGGTTTGTGACCCGCAGGGACAGCGAGGCGGCGGGGCCGAGGGTGATGGCCACGGTTTCGTCCGCCGTCAGCAGGCCCGTGCTGCCGCCGAGGGCGAGGCCCTCCTTGCGCACCACGAGCTGGGTGTGGGCCACGGACAGGTCCGCAAAGCCGAAACGGCCCGAGGACTCCGTGCGGGTGCGCCCCACCGCGGCCCCCTGGACGACCCAGACATCCGCCCCCTCAACGGGTTTCTGCTCCGCATCAACGACGGTGCCGCCCAGCGACACCCCAGCCATCGCCTGCGGGGAGAGGACCGCGATCAGTGCCGGCAGCAGGATGGACAGGGCGCGAAGTGTGCGCATCCGGGATTCCTTCAAGGTGCGAATACCTAGGGCAGTGCGGTCAGGCTGGAAAGGGGCGGCAACCCCGAAGTGCGGAGAAGCACCCGGCCTTTCGCGTCATACAGCACGGTGCCGCCCGTTTCGCCGGGGCCGCCCGCGTGGACGGAGACGACGCTGCTGTCGCAGGCGTGGCCCCCCCGGACCACGACGGCCGGCTGCCATTTCTTGAGAAGGTCCGCGGTGGAGAGGGCGTTCTGCAGGCCCTCGACCACCGCCTGCGCCTCCCCTGCCTCGCAGAACACCACGACCAGCGGTTTGTCGTCCGCGACCGCCGGGCCGCAGACCTTCTGGAACGCGCCAAGGGCGTCCCGCCCGACGGGGGCCGCCCCGCCGACGGCGGGCGCGCCCGACACGGTCAGGTCGCCCAGGTCTGTGTCCGCCCCCGGGGCGGGGTTCTGCACCGCCTTTTCGGGGGGCACATCGCCCGCGCCTGCGACGGCGAGGCGCTGGGGCACGCCGGGCACGAGGGCGTTCCAGCGGAAGGCCCCCTTCTTGTCCGTGGCCGTGCGCCAGAGCAGCAGGGGGTCGCCGGGGGACGCGTCGGCGAAGGCCGCGCCGACCAGCGTGTTCGCCAGGGGTTTTCCTTTGCCGTCCACGAGCCGCCCGCTCAGGGAGGCCAGGGGCAGCAGCTTCACCGCCGTGTCGCGGGCCGCGGCCCGGTCCAGCGCGAACACCGCGCCCTTCGGCGCGCGGGGGTGCTGCACGGTCCCGTAGATGCGGCCGTCCTCCGGCAGGCCCCCGATCCGGATTTCGACCCAGCCTTCGGCGTCGGCGGCCAGCCAGCCGAACTGGCGCGGCCGCAGCAGCGACACCACCGCGCCGGGCACCGGCGTCTCCTCGTCCTCGTCCAGCACCTGCACCCGGAAGACCGGCAGCGGCGCCAGCCACACGCCCGGCAGCTCCAGGTCGCCGCCCGCCACGACGGCCACGCGCACCGCGCGCGGCTCGGGCGGGAGGTAGCCCGGCGTGGACTCGAAAAACAGCGTGTTCTCCCCCTCCGCCGCCGCCACCGAAAACGTTCCGTCCGCGCCGGAGCGCACGACCGCCGCGATGTTGCCGTGGCTCTCCAGGCGGATGCGCGCGCCCGGGATTCCCTTGCCGCCCGCGGCGTCGGCGATGGCGCCGCGGATGGTGCCCGTGCCCGCGAGGCCCAGGTTCACCGACACCTCGGGCGTTTCGCCCGTCACGGTGAAGAGCTGCCAGCCCGGCGTGGACTGGCCGCTGGCCGTCGCCTGCGCAAGATACGCGCCCGGACGCAGCCGCAGGGTGAAGGCGCCGAAGCCGTCGGTGGTTGCCAGGGAGGTGTCATGGGGCGGCAGGCCGCTGCGCGCCAGCACCAGCGCCCCCGACACGGGCGACTGGTCGCGCCGCAGGCGCACCATGCCCCGCACCAGGATGCCCCGCGACAGGCGCACGGTCACATTCGTGTCCCCGGGCACGATGTCCTCCACCGCCTCCTGCGCGTGGTCCGGATGGCCGGCCTTCAGGGCGACGCGCCCGCCCGCGGGCAGGCCCGTCACGGTGAAGCGCCCGTCCTTGTCCGTCACGGGCTCGCGCACGCCGAACGGTGCGAGCTTTGACAGCGGAATGCCGACCTTCGCCCCGTGCGTCAGGGCGATGCGGGTGATCCGCGCGCCCGCGAGCGGCGCGTTCTTCTCGTCTGTCACCTTTCCCGACACGGCCGCAGGCGGGTCCAGCACGATGCGCAGCCCGCCCACCTCCTCTCCCAGGGCGAGGTTCAGATGCTGTCCGCCAAAGGCCCGCCCCTCGGCGAACGCGAAGACCCCCGTCTCGCCCGAGAAGGCCCCCTCAAACCGGAAGGCCCCCGACGCGTCCGCCTCGGTGGAAAGCAGATCCCCCGCCAGCCCCGGCTCCACAGAGACCCGCGCCCCCGCCACCGGCCCGCCCTCCGGCGTGACCACCGTGCCGGACACCACCGACGTCTGGCCCAGCGCGCCCCCGGCGCACAGCACCCCGGCCAGCCCCAGCACACACGCAACGAAATGAGTTTTCATAAGCGGCACCATGAGGTTCAGAGTTCTCCGCCCACATGGTACAGCAAAGCCGCCGCAGGGGTGCAACAAGTACCGGCCGGTGGACAGGGTAGACGGAGTGGACGAAGTGGACGGAATGGACGGGATGGACGGGATGGACGGAATGGACGGGATGGGGGCGCACCGACACGCGCGCGGAGCGCGCCTTGGAGTGCGGCAGCTTGCTGCCGCCTTCCAGACCGGGCGGTCACGAAACCCGTGTGGCAACGGTTTGCCCTGGTTCGTCCCGAAACTCCGCGCGCGGGCAAGCCCCCGCGAAGAAAGGCGGCAGCAAGCTGCCGCACTCCAAGGCGCTTCGCGCTGTGCACCAGCGGGGTTATGGCACAGGGGGACTCTTGACCTTTCGGGTGAGCGCTGTGCGCCCCTCCCCGCGCCTCAGTGGTGCATCCACTTGCCGCCCTTCATGGTGAGCCAGGTGGCGAGCAGGTGCTCGATGACGCCGAAGGCGTCCTCGACGGGGCCGTACTCGTCCGCCGTGCTGGGCAGCAGGACGCCGATGTCCACGGCCTCGATGAGGCGGCCGCCGCCCATGCCGGCGATGCCGACGGTCTTCGCGCCGCATTCGCGGGCCGCCGCGACGCCGCGGATGATGTTTTCGCTGTTGCCGCTGACGGACATGGCGAAGACCACGTCGCCGGGGCGAAGGAGGACCTTGAGCTGGTTCGCGAAGATGTTCTCGAAGCAGCTGTCGTTGCCAAGGGCGGTGACGGATGAGGCGTTGTCCGTGAGGCAGTAGGCGCGGAAGGCGGGCTTGCCCTCCAGGGTGGCACCGACGACCAGGTCGTTGACCCAGTGGGAGGCCGTGGCGGCGCTGCCGCCGTTGGCGATGAAGTAGAGGGCGCTGCCGCTGGTGCGGGCGTTGTCGAGGAGTTCCGCGACGGCGGCGAGGCGGTCGGCGTCGGCGGAGGCGCATACCTCCATCACGCGGGCGAAGTAGCGGCGCGAGTACTCCTGAAACGATCCGGATTCCTGGTACATGTTGGCCATGAGATGCATGGGGCGGGTTCCTTTGTCTGGGGTGTTTCGGTCAGTCTATTGGGTTACTTCTGGGCGGCCTGGTAGTCGGCCAGCAGGTCGTCAAAACGCTTGAGAATGGGAAGCTGCTGCGTGCATTCCTCCTCGCAGCGGCCGCAGCGGACACAGGGCTCCAGCAGCTTCTCCACGTCGGGGGTCCACCAGTGCCAGCGCATCTGGTCGAGGGCCGCCTGGGGGCCGTCGAGGAGGCGGCGGTTGTAGGCCTCCATGAGGCGGACCACCGGCACGTCCGCCGGGCAGTCGGCGCAGTAGCCGCACTGGGTGCAGAAGTCGCGGTAGGCGTCGCGCAGGGCGAGCTGCGTCGCCTCGACCTCGGCCTCCGACAGGAGGGACACGCGCTCCACCGCGTCCACCGCCTCGTCCACGTCCTGCCTGTTGCGGAAGCCGACCAGGGCCACCGTGACAGCGGGCAGGGAGAGGTTGAACCGGAGGGCGGCGTACACCATGGAGGGGTCGCCGGGCCGTCTTAGGGCGGGAAAGCGGTCGGCGTGCCGGGTGAGGAGGCCGCCGCCGAGGGAGTTCATGGTGACGACGCCCAGGCCGCGCTCGTGGGCGGCGCGGGCGCCGGGATAGCGCAGGAAATGGTTCAGGGCGTTGAGGCCGATGAGCATGCCCTCGAAGAGGCCCTCGCCCTGGTCGAGCATGGCAGCCACCTTGTCGTGTTCGAGGTGCGTCGAGACGCTGATGTGGCGGATGAGCCCCTCCTCTTTCAGCTTGCGGAAGGCGTCCAGCACGCCCTCGGCCTTGCGGGCGGGCAGGTCCTCCGGCTGCACGAGGCACCAGACGTGGTAGAAGTCAATGGCGTCCACGCCCAGGCGCTCCAGGGAGCGCTCGCACTGGGCGCGCACGTCGTCCGGCTTGGCCATCATGGTCTTCGAGGTGATGTAATGCGGTTTTCCGCTCTTCCGCATCTGCTTCAGGGCGATGCCGAAAATTTCCTCGCTCTTGTCGTCGCAGTAGACGGGCGCGGTGTCGAAATAGGTGATGCCCCGCTCGTGGGCGTGAACCACCACCTCCGCCATGGTGTCCAGGTCGGTGGAGCTTTCAAAGCGCATCCCGCCGAAACCCAGGCGGGAAACAGTCTCTCCGGTCTGTCCAAACGTTGTGTAGAGCATGCATGCTTCCTGTCCGCCCGGCGGGCGGGTCGTGCCGTTTCAGTGTCTCACTGAACCGGCGTCCAAGGCTTTTCCCCGAGGATGAGCTTCTTCACCACCAGCCACAGCAGCACCCCGCCCACGGCGAGGAGGAAGGCGCCCTGCGCGAGGATGCGGCCCCTGCCGCCGCCGGGCGCCGCTTCCTGTGGCGCGACGGGCGCGGTGCCTGCGCCGCTCTCGGCCGCCGCGGCGGGCTGTCTGCGGACGGCCTCCACCAGGGCCCGCGCACGGTCCGCGTGGTCCGCGTCGTCCTTGAGGATGGGCCGCCATCCGCCGGGGGTCTCCCGGAAGACATAGCCCAGGTCTTCCCACGACTTGCGGAGGCGCTCACGGCGCATGGCGCCGGTCTCGTAGGTGATCTCCAAACGGCGGCCCAGGGTGCGGTAGGGTTCCTGGGCCCCCCAGGGCGTGTCGGGGTACACCTCGATTTCCTGGGTGGGCGCGAAATCCGTGCCGGACTCGCGCACCCAGGCACCGTCCACCTTCAGCCCCGCGTACAGGGGCGTCCCGCCCTTCTCGCTCACGCGAAACGTGGGGACATCCTGCGGCACCGCCCCCGCGAAGAGGGCGTCCGCCTGGGAAGTCTGCGCCAGAAGCATGAACAGGAGCCAAGTCATGCTTCCATTATACGGCCCGGCGCGGTTGACGGCAACACCGGGGGGGTGTCAGAATGGCTGCGGTCTCCGCGCCGGACCGGGCCGGGGGGAACTCCGGGGCGTCCCCGGGATATAGAGACTTTCATGATGAACACCGCACGACACCCGTCTTTTCCGCTTCTGGCCGGGATGGCCGCGCTTCTCTGCGTCCTGGCGTGCCTCTGGGGTTGCGCCTCCTCAGGGAAGAACGCCGACAAGGCGCCCCCATCGAAGGAGGGCGGCCCGGCGGCGGCGCAGCCGGCCTTTCCCGCCGTCTCCTTCGCGCCGGAGACGATGCCCGCAGGGGACTTGGTCCGCCGGATTGGCGAGGAGGTCGGCGGCGGGCTGGTGCTGATCAACGGTTTGGAGGAGCGTTCCGTCCCGGCGTTCTCGGTGAAGAACGCCCCCTACGGGGAACTGGCGGGCCGTGTGGCGGAGGCGGTCCAGTGCGAGGCTCTTCCCCTCCCCCACGTCTGGGTGATTTTGCCGTCCGAATATGCCCCCCTGCTGGAGACCGACCTGTCCGGCAGCCTGCCTCCGGAGACAGCCGCCCTGACCGGCACGGTCGCGTTTGGGGGAAAGACCCCGATGTACAACGTGCTTTCGGTGCTTTCGCAGAATCTGGGGGTCACGTTGGTGGCGGACAACCAGCTCTCCGAGACCCGGTGCGGCGAGCTGTTCCTGGGGCCCGCCCCCCTGTCCGGGATCCTGGAGGCGGTGTGGATTTCCGCGCGGGTCCCCCGGGAGGCCTACGCTGTGGAGGCCGTCGGGAATGCGCTGTTCTTCCGGTCCGTCCGGAAC includes these proteins:
- a CDS encoding redoxin domain-containing protein; the protein is MRTLRALSILLPALIAVLSPQAMAGVSLGGTVVDAEQKPVEGADVWVVQGAAVGRTRTESSGRFGFADLSVAHTQLVVRKEGLALGGSTGLLTADETVAITLGPAASLSLRVTNRDFLPVPGARVRSMVVSDQFAVPVEQLSENGFPALRSDDGGELAIPGLPPGGFVKLVAAHRKYADSSVAYLPVQEKRRDIQLYEGTAVRGRVTDPKGGGVPRAWVSVLQTGIGGQREEAGAWTDPEGFYALRVAEGGYLITARHPDHASPLPAGLDVKGEEVTHDLALPETRILSGRVLLPGKKPCPGTRAGFRVEGVLCEEGLTDDQGVFRLRVGVPEGDLLIAPPPGYRTRALPRIPVNLGDKQELRLEDIQLAELPRITGTVQPPRDTESDGRIVITSLDLPQPIRLLAGPEGGFDIQLDYQPEQNEVTFRAEHALRFLRKDFKVSLDDPAARKVVLEPFEPDLKKRPADEARNNLSALVGKEAPDIKCSDWFNTQPLTNESLKGKITILVFWGGFDNSPFAVNQLGELRALHDAFQGVEDVLVLGIHDASSTADEIKAFLGRHDVRFAVGKDADPFFTFVKYGINAIPQVVLLDKKGVVRYYQPESRLLELVKTLRRE
- a CDS encoding SIS domain-containing protein, which encodes MHLMANMYQESGSFQEYSRRYFARVMEVCASADADRLAAVAELLDNARTSGSALYFIANGGSAATASHWVNDLVVGATLEGKPAFRAYCLTDNASSVTALGNDSCFENIFANQLKVLLRPGDVVFAMSVSGNSENIIRGVAAARECGAKTVGIAGMGGGRLIEAVDIGVLLPSTADEYGPVEDAFGVIEHLLATWLTMKGGKWMHH
- a CDS encoding aldo/keto reductase, with protein sequence MLYTTFGQTGETVSRLGFGGMRFESSTDLDTMAEVVVHAHERGITYFDTAPVYCDDKSEEIFGIALKQMRKSGKPHYITSKTMMAKPDDVRAQCERSLERLGVDAIDFYHVWCLVQPEDLPARKAEGVLDAFRKLKEEGLIRHISVSTHLEHDKVAAMLDQGEGLFEGMLIGLNALNHFLRYPGARAAHERGLGVVTMNSLGGGLLTRHADRFPALRRPGDPSMVYAALRFNLSLPAVTVALVGFRNRQDVDEAVDAVERVSLLSEAEVEATQLALRDAYRDFCTQCGYCADCPADVPVVRLMEAYNRRLLDGPQAALDQMRWHWWTPDVEKLLEPCVRCGRCEEECTQQLPILKRFDDLLADYQAAQK